Proteins found in one Misgurnus anguillicaudatus chromosome 3, ASM2758022v2, whole genome shotgun sequence genomic segment:
- the tesk1a gene encoding dual specificity testis-specific protein kinase 2, producing MDQDDDHELCEAPLHGLYGPNRMRPSSYRALRSAVSSLARIDDFFCEKIGSGFFSEVFKVQHRITGQVMALKMNTLASNKANMLREVQLMNRLCHPNILRFLGVCVHEGQLHALTEYINGGNLEQLLDSDIYLSWSVRIGLSLDIARGLQYLHSKGIFHRDLTSKNCLVRCENGAFTAVVGDFGLAEKIPDYIDGVEKQPLAIVGSPYWMAPEMLRGELYDEKVDVFSYGIILCEIIARIEADPDILPRTEDFGLDIDTFEHMVGDCPPSFLRLAVNCCNMCADSRPAFSELVVTLESIQREREKSEAPVILEPVAIDESPYRRRSSLCHPVNQRLSRSQSDVLPPATSPCLGTPARVNPFSLRQDLNGGRIKLFDTPSKSVISLTFTLPPPPDPCTSPALNCSSGFRGPPRRCRSLPCTPDLGRQLPFQDQEGKETEQSNEELLENEMNKKELELLKDEVDDSDLVLDLEMVSLERVDEEEDEDVEKDGLCHTEPMDCSSSPDTMPGKRFICGSYSSSSSSSLNPNGWPAPISNGPPLLPSLPRFDNNNRLLRPGRPLAWARLNGYRGPAPASLPPTAEQDDVMSCPACCLAGFSFPSLCLRIAPSRRGPPRRPYRNLNGGETPATTAKGLLCRGAKGLAPPTATCEPGLPLPEAQT from the exons ATGGATCAAGATGATGATCATGAACTCTGCGAGGCCCCTTTGCATGGCCTTTACGGGCCCAACCGGATGCGTCCGTCCTCGTACCGGGCACTGCGGAGCGCCGTGTCCAGTCTGGCGCGCATTGACGATTTCTTCTGTGAAAAAATCGGCTCCGGCTTCTTCTCTGAAGTCTTCAAG GTGCAGCACAGGATCACAGGCCAGGTGATGGCTCTGAAGATGAACACACTGGCCAGTAATAAAGCTAACATGCTGAGAGAAGTGCAGCTCATGAACCGTCTTTGCCACCCCAACATCCTCAG GTTTTTAGGGGTGTGTGTTCATGAAGGACAGCTTCATGCTCTCACTGAG TATATTAATGGAGGAAACCTGGAGCAGCTGCTGGACAGTGATATATATCTGTCATGGAGCGTGAGGATCGGTCTATCTCTGGACATTGCTAGAGGATTGCAGTATCTACACAGCAAGGGTATTTTCCACCGTGATCTCACGTCCAAG AATTGTCTGGTGCGTTGTGAAAATGGTGCTTTCACAGCTGTTGTTGGGGACTTTGGACTGGCAGAGAAAATCCCAGAT TACATTGATGGTGTTGAAAAGCAACCTTTGGCTATTGTGGGCTCCCCCTACTGGATGGCTCCAGAAATGCTGAGAGGAGAACTGTACGATGAGAAG GTGGATGTCTTTTCATATGGAATAATTCTTTGTGAGATTATTGCCCGAATTGAGGCCGACCCAGATATCCTCCCTCGAACAGAG GATTTTGGATTGGATATTGACACATTTGAGCACATGGTGGGAGACTGTCCACCTTCGTTTCTTCGATTGGCTGTCAACTGCTGCAAT ATGTGTGCAGACAGTCGTCCTGCCTTCTCCGAATTAGTAGTGACCCTTGAGAgcatacagagagagagagagaagagtgAAGCTCCTGTTATATTAG AACCTGTTGCCATTGACGAAAGTCCCTACAGGAGGAGAAGTTCGCTATGCCATCCGGTTAACCAGCGTCTGTCGCGCAGTCAGTCAGATGTATTGCCTCCTGCCACATCGCCGTGTTTGGGTACACCTGCACGGGTCAACCCTTTCTCTCTTCGCCAAGATCTCAACGGTGGTCGCATCAAGCTGTTCGACACCCCTAGCAAATCCGTCATCTCTCTGACTTTTACCCTACCACCACCTCCAGACCCCTGCACATCCCCAGCTCTTAACTGCAGCTCGGGATTCCGCGGACCGCCTCGAAGGTGCCGGTCCCTACCGTGCACTCCCGATCTGGGTAGACAGCTTCCATTCCAAGATCAAGAGGGGAAGGAAACAGAGCAGAGCAATGAAGAACTActtgaaaatgaaatgaataagaAAGAGTTGGAGCTATTGAAGGATGAGGTGGATGACTCAGACCTGGTGCTGGACTTAGAGATGGTGTCTTTAGAGCGGGTAGATGAGGAAGAGGATGAAGATGTTGAGAAGGACGGATTGTGCCACACAGAACCAATGGACTGTAGCAGCTCCCCCGACACCATGCCAGGAAAGCGGTTTATATGCGGTTCTTAttcatcctcctcctcctcctccttaaATCCCAATGGCTGGCCTGCGCCGATCTCTAATGGGCCACCATTATTACCCTCCCTTCCCCGTTTTGACAATAACAATAGACTTCTGAGACCTGGGCGGCCATTAGCATGGGCTAGACTAAACGGTTACCGCGGCCCTGCCCCAGCATCATTACCGCCTACCGCCGAACAAGATGATGTCATGTCTTGTCCGGCCTGCTGCCTGGCTGGGTTCAGTTTCCCTTCCTTGTGCCTGCGCATAGCCCCTTCTCGTCGTGGACCTCCAAGACGACCATACAGGAACTTGAATGGAGGGGAGACGCCCGCAACCACAGCAAAGGGACTGCTCTGTCGGGGAGCGAAGGGCCTGGCCCCACCCACAGCAACCTGTGAGCCAGGGTTACCCCTTCCAGAGGCCCAGACCTAA